The following are encoded together in the Zingiber officinale cultivar Zhangliang chromosome 8A, Zo_v1.1, whole genome shotgun sequence genome:
- the LOC122009651 gene encoding very-long-chain (3R)-3-hydroxyacyl-CoA dehydratase PASTICCINO 2A-like, giving the protein MAGFLSALRRIYLSLYNWTVFIGWFQVLYFAVKALREGGPTTVYDAVEKPLQLAQTAAVLEILHGIVGLVRSPVSATLPQIGSRLFLVWGILWSIPETRTHVLVSSLVISWSITEIIRYSFFGMKEALGFAPSWLLWLRYSTFLILYPTGITSEVGLIYVALPFIKASEKYCIRMPNKWNFTFDYFYASIIALAIYVPGSPHMYGYMLGQRKKALSKSKTA; this is encoded by the exons ATGGCTGGATTCCTCTCCGCCCTCCGCAGAATCTACCTCTCTCTCTACAACTGGACCGTGTTTATTGGCTG GTTTCAAGTGCTTTACTTTGCTGTTAAGGCCTTGCGAGAAGGAGGGCCTACGACGGTGTACGATGCCGTTGAGAAACCGCTGCAGCTAGCACAGACTGCTGCCGTCTTGGAG ATACTGCATGGGATTGTAG GATTGGTGAGATCGCCAGTGTCAGCGACTTTGCCTCAAATTGGATCGAGATTATTTCTTGTTTGGGGAATCTTGTGGAGCATTCCGGAG ACGAGGACACATGTTCTTGTTAGCTCCTTGGTTATCAGCTGGTCTATTACAGAG ATTATTAGATACTCCTTTTTTGGTATGAAAGAAGCACTTGGCTTTGCACCTTCCTGGTTGTTGTGGCTCAG GTATAGCACATTCCTGATACTGTACCCAACTGGAATTACCAGTGAGGTTGGCCTCATATATGTTGCTTTGCCCTTCATTAAG GCATCCGAGAAGTACTGCATCAGGATGCCCAACAAATGGAACTTCACTTTTGACTACTTTTATGCATCGATTATTGCTCTAGCAATCTATGTCCCAG GGAGCCCTCACATGTATGGATATATGCTTGGGCAAAGAAAGAAGGCTCTCTCAAAATCAAAGACTGCGTGA
- the LOC122010996 gene encoding cysteine-rich repeat secretory protein 55-like has translation MQQSTGNPQGCPHDPSLPNQLHKSPLTKRNLSMAVEAERAANDQYKTGAMAAMELAHPVNSISMALACLFVFVSLFFSCSSSASTYLGHHCSHRRRPHRQPSANVSFALDDLVAKASAGGFATGSYCNGSGGGDAVYGLAQCRGDVGWEDCATCLLDAAGVLRAHCADLADAMVGFDYCVMRFDDRDFIGEGDTQLYVLYPNPQFAEEPEPFDRAVGEVMRGVRAQAAAPGSGELGRGKVDVGAKTGKDEEVEVYGLAQCTRDLQPLTCARCLAAAEEKLREGCRYRKGCQVVLGSCIARYETYPFFFPLTGDEAAREYSKAMMHP, from the coding sequence ATGCAGCAAAGTACAGGGAATCCTCAAGGCTGCCCACATGATCCATCTCTCCCGAATCAGCTTCACAAATCTCCATTGACTAAGAGGAATCTGTCGATGGCCGTCGAAGCTGAGCGAGCAGCCAATGATCAGTATAAAACAGGGGCGATGGCAGCCATGGAGCTTGCACATCCAGTTAATTCAATTTCAATGGCGTTAGCTTGCTTGTTCGTTTTCgtctccctcttcttctcctgCTCCTCCTCCGCCAGCACCTACCTTGGCCACCACTGCAGCCACCGGCGCCGCCCCCACCGACAGCCGTCCGCCAACGTCAGCTTCGCTCTCGATGACCTCGTCGCCAAGGCCTCCGCCGGCGGCTTCGCCACCGGAAGCTACTGCAACGGCTCCGGCGGCGGCGACGCCGTCTACGGCCTCGCGCAATGCCGCGGGGACGTCGGGTGGGAGGACTGCGCGACTTGCCTGTTGGACGCGGCGGGGGTGCTGCGCGCCCACTGCGCCGACCTCGCCGACGCCATGGTCGGGTTCGACTACTGCGTCATGCGCTTCGACGACCGAGACTTCATCGGCGAGGGCGACACCCAACTGTACGTGCTGTACCCGAACCCGCAGTTCGCGGAGGAGCCGGAGCCGTTCGACAGGGCGGTGGGGGAGGTGATGCGTGGGGTGAGAGCGCAGGCGGCGGCGCCTGGGAGTGGGGAACTGGGGAGGGGGAAGGTGGATGTGGGGGCGAAGACGGGGAAAGACGAAGAGGTGGAGGTGTACGGGCTGGCGCAGTGCACGCGAGACCTCCAGCCGCTGACGTGCGCTCGGTGCCTGGCGGCGGCGGAGGAGAAGCTCCGGGAAGGGTGCCGCTACAGGAAGGGGTGCCAGGTGGTGTTAGGGAGCTGCATTGCGAGGTACGAGACGTACCCGTTCTTCTTCCCGCTGACCGGCGACGAAGCTGCTCGAGAATATTCCAAGGCCATGATGCATCCATGA
- the LOC122009652 gene encoding serine carboxypeptidase-like, translated as MELRSTCCLFFLFLLFFLSPSSSIGGRHRARARSLFRSAESLIRDLNLLPGIQELGAEIEVENLSSPRLVERRLNLPILGESGSEVPVEQLGHYAGYYRLEHTHAAKMFYFFFESRGKSTDPVVIWLTGGPGCSSELALFYENGPFKIANNLSLVWNDYGWDKVSNIIFVDQPTGTGFSYSTDLRDLRYGEKGVSNDLYDFLQAFFKEHQDFLNNDFYITGESYAGHYIPAAAERVHTGNKERQGLKLNLKGFAIGNGLTDPSIQYGAYADYALEMGIITERAHNSIDKIYPLCQLGIKLCGSSGVISCAASLVVCESIFNSIMLLAGDINYYDIRKKCEGSLCYDFSNMEKFLNQESVRKVLGVGNRKFVSCSPLVYGAMITDWMKNLEVGIPALLEDGVKLMVYAGEYDLICNWLGNFRWVSSMEWSGSQIFNETALTQFKVDGKEAGLFKTFGPLTFLKVHDAGHMVPMDQPKAALQMLEKWMEGSLNEELVTAVATM; from the exons ATGGAGCTTCGATCAACCTGCTGCTTGTTCTTTctctttctgctcttcttcctttcTCCGTCTTCTTCAATCGGCGGCCGCCATCGAGCTCGTGCTCGTAGCTTGTTCCGGTCCGCGGAAAGCCTCATCCGCGACCTCAATCTTCTCCCTGGAATTCAGGAATTGGGAGCTGAGATCGAGGTGGAAAATCTCTCGAGCCCTCGCCTCGTCGAGAGGAGGCTGAACCTCCCAATTTTAGGGGAAAGCGGATCGGAGGTACCCGTCGAGCAGCTTGGCCATTATGCTGGCTACTATCGGCTCGAACACACTCATGCTGCCAA AAtgttttatttcttctttgaatCTCGAGGCAAAAGTACTGATCCTGTTGTAATTTGGCTGACTGGAGGTCCTGGATGCAGCAGTGAATTAGCCCTTTTCTATGAAAATGGTCCTTTCAAGATTGCTAATAATCTGTCGCTTGTATGGAATGACTATGGATGGGACAAG GTTTCAAATATCATCTTTGTCGACCAACCAACTGGAACTGGCTTTAGTTATAGTACAGACTTACGGGACCTTCGATATGGTGAAAAAGGTGTTAGTAATGATCTCTACGATTTTTTGCAG GCCTTTTTCAAGGAGCATCAAGATTTCTTAAATAATGACTTTTATATAACTGGAGAGTCATATGCTGGCCACTACATTCCTGCTGCTGCTGAAAGAGTTCATACAGGAAACAAAGAGAGACAAGGCCTCAAGTTAAACCTAAAG GGTTTTGCAATCGGCAATGGGTTAACGGATCCTTCAATACAATATGGTGCTTATGCTGATTATGCACTTGAAATGGGTATCATCACTGAAAGAGCACATAATAGCATCGACAAGATATATCCTCTTTGCCAGCTCGGAATTAAACTCTGTG GTTCTTCTGGAGTTATATCTTGTGCTGCTTCTTTGGTTGTTTGTGAATCCATCTTCAATTCAATTATGCTTCTTGCTGGAGATATCAAT TACTATGATATCAGGAAAAAATGTGAAGGGAGCCTTTGTTATGATTTCTCAAACATGGAGAAATTTCTGAACCAGGAGTCTGTAAGGAAGGTGCTTGGTGTTGGTAATAGGAAATTTGTATCATGCAGTCCTCTGGTGTACGGAGCCATGATTACAGATTGGATGAAGAACTTAGAAGTGGGAATTCCAGCTCTTCTCGAGGATGGCGTCAAATTGATGGTCTATGCTGGTGAATATGATCTCATTTGTAATTGGCTCG GGAATTTTAGGTGGGTTAGTTCGATGGAATGGTCAGGTAGTCAGATTTTCAATGAAACTGCGTTGACACAATTTAAAGTCGATGGCAAAGAAGCAGGCCTCTTCAAAACTTTTGGGCCTCTGACTTTCCTGAAG GTTCATGATGCTGGTCACATGGTTCCCATGGATCAGCCTAAGGCGGCACTGCAGATGCTCGAGAAATGGATGGAAGGAAGCCTGAACGAAGAACTGGTCACTGCAGTTGCTACTATGTAA